A single region of the Chitinophaga niabensis genome encodes:
- a CDS encoding ferredoxin--NADP reductase produces MKDLYIQLRITAIIPETPDTFTYRFEAVDGKPVLYQAGQFLTFLVTLHGREIRRSYSLSSTPGIDPHPAVTIKRVTNGEVSRHIIRHWQVGDIVTSLLPSGRFTLESMPDIKRDLFLIAAGSGITPLFSILKHALKSETAAHITLIYSTRNSANTIFYQQILALQQQYPERLTILWLFSDPEEATGMFRRMSNSLLEMIAPKHLKYDPELAQFFLCGPAEYMRMVQFTLVFLGFNPAHIHKENFVVNTEAKIARIQIPQDTSIKQVLLNMKGKEQILEVPGNESILHAALRQDVHLPYSCKGGVCGSCIAKCTGGKVWMSVNEVLTDKELAQGLILTCTGYAQSDQVTLEW; encoded by the coding sequence ATGAAGGACCTGTATATACAATTACGTATTACCGCTATTATACCGGAAACCCCGGATACTTTCACTTACCGGTTTGAAGCAGTTGATGGCAAACCTGTTCTTTACCAGGCAGGCCAGTTCCTCACGTTCCTGGTCACACTGCATGGCAGGGAGATCCGCCGTTCCTATTCTTTGAGCTCCACACCCGGCATTGATCCTCATCCCGCTGTAACCATTAAAAGGGTCACGAATGGTGAGGTATCCCGTCATATCATCCGGCATTGGCAGGTTGGCGATATCGTAACTTCCTTATTACCTTCCGGCCGTTTTACCCTGGAAAGTATGCCGGACATCAAACGCGACCTCTTCCTCATAGCTGCCGGCAGTGGTATCACCCCTCTTTTCTCCATTTTGAAACATGCCCTGAAATCGGAGACGGCTGCTCATATCACCCTGATCTATAGTACCCGCAATAGTGCCAATACCATTTTCTATCAGCAGATCCTGGCCTTGCAACAACAGTATCCGGAACGCCTGACCATTTTATGGCTGTTCAGCGATCCTGAAGAGGCAACCGGGATGTTCCGCCGGATGAGTAACAGCCTGCTGGAAATGATAGCCCCCAAACATCTGAAATACGATCCCGAACTGGCACAGTTCTTCCTTTGCGGCCCTGCAGAATATATGCGCATGGTACAGTTCACCCTGGTGTTCCTGGGTTTTAACCCAGCACACATTCATAAGGAGAACTTTGTGGTGAACACAGAAGCAAAAATTGCCCGTATTCAAATACCCCAGGATACCAGTATCAAGCAGGTGTTACTTAACATGAAAGGGAAGGAACAGATATTGGAAGTGCCTGGAAATGAGAGCATACTGCATGCTGCTTTACGGCAGGATGTGCATCTGCCTTATAGTTGCAAGGGAGGTGTTTGTGGCTCCTGCATTGCAAAATGTACCGGAGGTAAGGTATGGATGTCTGTGAATGAAGTACTTACAGATAAAGAACTGGCACAGGGCTTAATCCTCACCTGCACAGGTTACGCACAAAGCGACCAGGTAACATTGGAATGGTAG
- a CDS encoding PAS domain-containing protein encodes MSYTALKAASLYLLLGLVWISCYSWIWLSLAARFPVVNPALLQYLLHAFFIAGSAIFIYVLVRKDFRKNINHSEQYRQLFYEHPVPMWIYEWKTLRFLAVNNAAIQKYGYSREEFRRMSILDIRDPSTIPQILEDVKKTIQHVAYRGIWQHRKKNREIFAVEIYSHSTKYRGRDARIVMAIDVDAEIRSTIMAKDIGTRYELLAQVTQDYIYYWDIATNHVTRNHGPASLFGYKEEDILNNGDWWKENVHPDDIGKVMTSVEQAMRNGDINWEEEYRFRCANGQYKYVNDRGYIIYNDQKQPVRMIGAVQDIDDNTRQKHEIELLSMVASKTINSVLITNAAGEIEWVNEGFVAQTGYSLIESLGRRPRELLSGPASNEDTLQEIDLKMASKKPFSEEYVNYKKNGEAYWVKMDVTPILQEDGNVFKFVSIQTDITERKKFVNQLQHQNELLQEIARINSHDIRKPVASILGIVSVMDLDKNEPALNSRLLQMLQESTKELDAMLFKIQDNLKKIND; translated from the coding sequence ATGAGCTATACTGCTTTAAAAGCAGCAAGTCTTTATCTCCTCCTTGGATTGGTGTGGATAAGCTGTTATAGCTGGATTTGGCTTTCTCTCGCAGCACGGTTCCCCGTAGTTAACCCCGCTTTGCTCCAGTATTTGTTGCATGCGTTCTTTATTGCCGGCTCGGCCATTTTTATTTACGTGCTCGTTAGAAAGGACTTCAGAAAGAACATTAATCATTCAGAACAGTACCGGCAGTTGTTCTATGAACATCCGGTGCCCATGTGGATCTATGAGTGGAAGACCTTGCGATTCCTGGCAGTGAACAATGCTGCTATTCAGAAATATGGATACAGCCGCGAAGAATTTCGGCGGATGAGCATCCTGGATATCCGCGATCCGTCTACCATTCCACAGATCCTGGAAGATGTAAAAAAAACGATCCAACATGTTGCTTACCGCGGCATCTGGCAGCATAGGAAAAAGAACCGGGAAATATTTGCCGTAGAGATCTATTCACATAGTACAAAGTATAGAGGACGGGATGCACGTATTGTTATGGCAATTGATGTGGATGCCGAAATCAGATCAACTATTATGGCCAAAGACATTGGAACACGGTATGAATTATTGGCCCAGGTGACCCAGGATTATATTTATTACTGGGACATCGCCACCAACCATGTGACACGCAATCACGGGCCGGCTTCCCTGTTTGGATATAAGGAAGAAGATATCCTCAATAACGGAGACTGGTGGAAGGAGAATGTACATCCGGATGATATCGGTAAAGTAATGACTTCCGTTGAACAGGCCATGCGCAATGGCGATATCAACTGGGAGGAGGAATACCGTTTCCGTTGTGCGAATGGCCAGTACAAGTATGTGAATGACCGCGGTTACATTATCTATAATGATCAGAAACAACCGGTACGGATGATCGGTGCGGTACAGGATATTGATGACAACACCCGCCAGAAACATGAGATAGAGCTACTGTCTATGGTAGCCAGTAAAACCATCAATTCCGTATTGATCACTAATGCGGCCGGTGAAATTGAATGGGTGAATGAAGGGTTTGTTGCACAAACGGGATACTCTTTAATAGAATCTCTCGGAAGACGGCCCCGGGAGCTGCTGAGCGGCCCTGCTTCCAATGAAGATACATTGCAGGAGATAGATTTAAAAATGGCCAGCAAAAAACCTTTCTCTGAAGAATATGTGAACTATAAAAAGAATGGGGAAGCTTATTGGGTAAAAATGGATGTTACCCCCATCCTTCAGGAAGACGGGAATGTTTTTAAATTCGTATCTATCCAAACGGATATTACGGAACGCAAAAAGTTTGTGAACCAGCTACAGCATCAAAATGAATTATTGCAGGAAATAGCCCGCATCAATTCACATGATATCAGGAAGCCGGTTGCTTCTATATTGGGCATTGTTTCCGTGATGGACCTGGATAAGAACGAACCTGCCCTCAACAGCCGTTTATTACAGATGTTACAGGAAAGTACAAAAGAGCTGGATGCTATGTTGTTCAAGATCCAGGATAACCTGAAAAAGATAAATGACTAA
- a CDS encoding pirin family protein, which translates to MKTVIHRGNTRGFADHGWLQSYHTFSFAGYYNPERIHFGALRVLNDDTVKGGMGFGAHPHDNMEIVSIPLSGALEHKDNTGRHKIINQHDVQIMSAGTGIQHSEFNASKTETVKFLQIWLFPKVKDIQPRYDQKTFDPANRHNKLQVVVAPEESEETLLINQDAWFSLGQFDKGQTLTYSPKLNGNGAYLLVLSGKLKVGDEILDSRDAIAVSDYDKLDISVQEDASFLLMDVPMVA; encoded by the coding sequence ATGAAAACAGTTATTCACCGCGGAAATACCCGCGGATTCGCAGATCACGGATGGTTGCAGTCGTATCACACCTTCAGCTTTGCAGGTTATTACAACCCCGAACGAATTCATTTCGGCGCATTACGCGTGCTGAACGATGATACTGTAAAAGGCGGCATGGGCTTCGGCGCACATCCCCACGATAATATGGAAATAGTAAGTATTCCTTTATCCGGTGCGTTAGAACATAAAGACAACACGGGCAGGCATAAGATCATCAATCAGCATGATGTGCAGATCATGAGCGCCGGTACTGGTATACAACACTCAGAGTTTAACGCTTCCAAAACAGAAACCGTTAAATTCCTGCAGATATGGTTGTTCCCTAAGGTAAAAGATATTCAACCACGCTACGATCAGAAAACATTTGATCCCGCTAACCGGCATAATAAACTGCAGGTAGTGGTAGCGCCGGAAGAGAGTGAAGAAACACTCCTGATCAACCAGGATGCATGGTTCTCTCTCGGGCAGTTCGATAAAGGTCAAACCCTTACTTATAGTCCTAAATTAAATGGCAATGGCGCTTATCTTTTAGTGCTCAGCGGGAAGCTGAAAGTTGGAGATGAAATACTGGACAGCCGCGATGCCATAGCAGTTTCAGATTATGATAAACTGGACATCAGTGTGCAGGAAGATGCTTCATTTTTGTTAATGGATGTACCCATGGTTGCCTGA
- a CDS encoding OsmC family protein: MKRSASANWKGTGKEGKGTVSTQTGVLSNTPYSFTSRFEDGAGTNPEELVAAAHAGCFTMKLSFVISAAGLTPGNIDTKATITFENGAITNSHLEVTASVPGLDAEKFAEYAKDAEENCPISKLLNTKITMDAKLV, encoded by the coding sequence ATGAAAAGATCCGCATCTGCCAATTGGAAAGGCACCGGTAAAGAAGGAAAAGGAACAGTTTCAACCCAAACAGGTGTATTGAGCAATACCCCCTATTCTTTCACCAGCCGTTTTGAAGATGGCGCAGGTACTAACCCTGAAGAACTGGTTGCTGCCGCACACGCAGGTTGCTTTACCATGAAACTGAGCTTTGTTATTTCTGCTGCAGGATTAACTCCCGGTAACATTGATACAAAAGCTACCATCACTTTTGAGAATGGCGCTATCACAAACAGCCACCTGGAAGTAACTGCCAGCGTACCTGGTTTGGATGCTGAAAAGTTTGCGGAGTATGCAAAAGATGCAGAAGAGAATTGCCCTATCTCCAAACTGCTCAACACAAAGATCACCATGGATGCAAAGCTGGTGTAA
- a CDS encoding YceI family protein, whose product MATWKIDALHSEIEFKVKHLMITNVTGYFGEYDATLSGDKEDFSDAKITFESNVSSISTKNAQRDEHLKSEDFFDAANHPKITFASTEVKKKDAENFVLKGDLTIRGNTRPVELNVEYTGLTVDPYGQTKAGFELTGKINRKDFGLTWTATTEAGGLVVSDEVRLIAAVQMIKQA is encoded by the coding sequence ATGGCAACCTGGAAAATTGACGCTTTACATAGCGAAATAGAATTTAAAGTAAAACACCTGATGATCACTAACGTAACCGGTTACTTCGGAGAGTACGACGCTACCCTCAGTGGAGATAAAGAGGATTTCAGTGATGCAAAGATCACTTTCGAATCAAACGTAAGCAGCATCAGCACCAAGAATGCACAACGTGATGAACACCTGAAAAGCGAAGATTTCTTTGATGCGGCGAACCACCCTAAAATTACTTTTGCTTCTACCGAAGTAAAGAAGAAAGATGCTGAAAACTTTGTACTGAAAGGTGATCTGACGATCCGTGGCAATACCCGCCCTGTTGAGCTGAACGTAGAATATACCGGGCTGACTGTAGACCCTTATGGTCAAACTAAAGCCGGTTTTGAACTGACAGGCAAGATCAACCGTAAGGATTTCGGTTTAACCTGGACGGCTACTACAGAAGCCGGCGGATTAGTAGTGAGTGATGAAGTGCGCCTGATCGCTGCCGTGCAAATGATCAAACAAGCATAA
- a CDS encoding pirin family protein produces MTTFKKVARIYQGAQSHMVGDGFKVQNLFPNGNRSLEKQLSPFFLLDYAAPNYFPPSDKPRGVEEHPHRGFETVTIAYQGALEHRDSGGNAGKIAAGDVQWMTAASGVVHEEKHETEFTKNGGILEMVQLWVNLPKAHKMDPPRYQNLEKKDIPVVDLGEGSYLRIIAGDYNGQKGAAKTFSPVNLFDIQLKEGKTITLHLPEGYTTGIVALKGEARFNDTHHAKGVEIAVFETAGETITITALTDTSLLVLNGEPLNEAIFAYGPFVMNTKEEIIQAVEDYNNGKMGSLN; encoded by the coding sequence ATGACAACCTTCAAAAAAGTAGCACGTATTTACCAGGGCGCACAATCACATATGGTTGGCGACGGATTTAAAGTGCAGAACCTCTTTCCGAATGGCAATCGCAGCCTCGAAAAGCAGTTAAGCCCTTTCTTCCTGCTGGACTATGCAGCCCCTAACTACTTTCCTCCATCTGACAAACCCCGTGGTGTGGAAGAACATCCGCACCGTGGATTTGAAACAGTAACGATTGCCTATCAGGGCGCGCTGGAACATCGCGATTCCGGTGGAAATGCAGGTAAGATTGCGGCAGGAGATGTGCAATGGATGACTGCTGCTTCCGGTGTGGTGCATGAAGAAAAGCATGAAACGGAATTCACAAAGAACGGCGGTATCCTTGAAATGGTACAGCTCTGGGTGAACCTTCCCAAAGCACATAAAATGGACCCGCCCCGTTACCAGAACCTCGAGAAGAAAGATATTCCGGTAGTGGACCTTGGTGAAGGAAGTTACCTGCGCATTATTGCCGGAGATTATAATGGACAAAAGGGCGCGGCAAAAACTTTTAGCCCGGTGAATTTGTTCGATATACAATTAAAGGAGGGTAAAACCATCACACTGCATTTACCTGAGGGTTATACCACGGGCATTGTTGCCCTGAAAGGTGAAGCCCGGTTTAATGATACACATCATGCAAAGGGAGTGGAGATCGCTGTATTTGAAACAGCCGGCGAAACCATTACCATCACAGCACTCACAGATACCAGCCTGCTGGTGCTGAACGGCGAACCCTTGAACGAAGCCATCTTCGCATATGGGCCCTTTGTAATGAATACGAAAGAAGAGATCATACAGGCTGTTGAAGATTACAACAACGGCAAAATGGGCTCACTGAACTAA
- a CDS encoding helix-turn-helix domain-containing protein — MAEKKEHIEIVSLPEYAQSAEEAADFSVSTLCGMGPNFFEHQEAPHRHNFYTIYWIKNGQLTHTIDTVTHVVKDNTLFFLAPGQVHQMNFSEKVDGYMIAFHDSLMCPSDQSKMSIVRNRLFVNDHFSSVIHIASKSDESELEWMVGRMMQEVENKQPNYEVAFQNLLQYFLVVASRNAPQPISVIPEYHAKHNSALFISFKSLIEEKYQQLKNVSDYAALLHIKPVLLNEISKQLSGITAGEHIRNRVILEAQRLLYNTDLTAKEIAYKLGFDDPHYFSRFFKKYTSQSPSEFKELAKVPVNQ, encoded by the coding sequence ATGGCAGAAAAGAAAGAACATATAGAGATCGTTTCTCTACCGGAATATGCACAAAGTGCAGAAGAAGCTGCGGATTTCAGTGTATCCACCCTTTGCGGTATGGGACCTAATTTCTTTGAACACCAGGAAGCTCCCCACCGCCATAACTTTTATACCATTTACTGGATCAAAAACGGGCAGCTTACACATACCATCGATACTGTTACGCATGTGGTAAAGGACAATACCCTGTTTTTCCTGGCCCCTGGCCAGGTACACCAGATGAACTTCTCTGAGAAAGTGGATGGTTATATGATCGCTTTTCACGATTCCCTCATGTGCCCCAGCGATCAGTCGAAGATGTCCATAGTGAGGAACCGCCTTTTTGTAAACGATCATTTCAGCTCCGTGATCCATATCGCCAGCAAATCTGATGAATCAGAACTGGAATGGATGGTTGGGCGTATGATGCAGGAAGTGGAAAATAAACAACCTAACTACGAAGTGGCCTTCCAGAACCTGTTACAATACTTCCTGGTAGTGGCCTCCCGTAACGCACCACAACCTATTTCCGTAATTCCGGAATACCACGCTAAACATAACAGTGCCCTGTTCATCAGCTTCAAATCACTTATAGAGGAAAAATACCAGCAGTTGAAGAACGTATCTGACTATGCCGCACTGCTGCATATTAAGCCCGTACTGCTCAATGAGATCAGCAAACAACTGTCCGGCATCACAGCCGGAGAGCATATCCGCAACCGCGTGATCCTGGAAGCCCAGCGCCTGTTATATAATACAGACCTCACCGCTAAGGAGATCGCCTATAAACTGGGTTTTGACGATCCCCACTATTTCTCCCGGTTCTTTAAGAAATACACCAGCCAGTCGCCCTCAGAGTTTAAAGAGTTGGCAAAAGTTCCTGTAAATCAATAA
- a CDS encoding segregation and condensation protein A: MANDQEIYKIKLAQFEGPFDLLLFFIERDELDIYNIPITSITNDFLDYIHHLETLNIELASEFILFISTLMRIKAKMLIPRKELDEAGNEIDPRMELVDKILEYKRFKQAAAELAEKEADRMLQMKRGNIARELAIIGEVTSEGTEVQTLTLFKLTKTFEKIMQRVKERNNKPQHVVYKYDYTMEGSREYMLDLARTERTMAFEKIFDHCKDRVHAIFLFLGMLELVQARFLSIMVGEGRNNFIIDYVDPSERPEGEPVVFEE; the protein is encoded by the coding sequence ATGGCTAACGACCAAGAGATATACAAGATCAAATTAGCCCAGTTCGAGGGGCCGTTCGATCTGTTGCTTTTCTTTATTGAAAGAGATGAGCTGGATATTTATAATATCCCCATCACCAGTATTACTAACGACTTCCTGGATTATATCCACCACCTTGAAACACTGAACATTGAGCTGGCCAGCGAATTCATCCTCTTCATCTCCACCCTCATGCGGATCAAGGCAAAAATGCTGATCCCCCGCAAAGAGCTGGACGAAGCAGGTAATGAAATTGACCCACGGATGGAACTGGTAGATAAGATCCTGGAATACAAGCGTTTCAAACAGGCAGCGGCAGAACTGGCGGAGAAAGAGGCAGACCGTATGTTGCAGATGAAACGGGGTAATATTGCCCGGGAATTGGCCATTATCGGAGAGGTGACCAGCGAAGGCACTGAGGTACAGACCCTTACGCTTTTCAAACTCACCAAAACCTTTGAAAAGATCATGCAGCGGGTCAAGGAACGCAACAATAAACCCCAGCACGTGGTATATAAATATGATTATACCATGGAAGGCTCCCGGGAATATATGCTGGACCTGGCGCGCACGGAAAGGACCATGGCCTTTGAAAAGATCTTCGATCATTGTAAGGACCGTGTGCATGCGATCTTCCTGTTCCTGGGTATGCTGGAACTGGTGCAGGCCAGGTTCCTCAGTATTATGGTAGGCGAAGGACGGAATAACTTTATCATCGATTATGTTGATCCTTCTGAAAGACCGGAAGGAGAACCAGTAGTATTCGAAGAATAA
- a CDS encoding DUF3078 domain-containing protein: MKKFYVAVTVCLLTFFTVQAQDNSMKKIREEAAAKIKNAEKDTTGRLWKKGGNFGLMFNQGSLTNWAAGGDKLSLSLLGTLNGFANYKKGKHSWDNNIDLAYGYVNTTSLGSRKSDDRIDMTSKYGYEIGKSWYLGALFNLRTQFANGYLYPTDTTKQLTSKFFAPAYIVLSPGIDYMPNKEFSLFMSPITARWVVVMDDTLSAHGAYGVDTGKHVKGEFGAYLAATWNKEIVKNITFRSKLELFSNYKHNPQNIDVFWTNTLALKVNKWISANVNVDMIYDDDVKEFENTKTGVKGPRLQIKQVLGIGLTAKF; encoded by the coding sequence ATGAAGAAGTTTTATGTAGCAGTCACTGTATGCCTGCTGACCTTTTTTACTGTGCAGGCGCAAGACAACAGCATGAAGAAGATAAGGGAAGAAGCGGCTGCCAAAATTAAGAATGCAGAGAAAGATACCACTGGCAGATTATGGAAGAAAGGAGGCAATTTTGGCCTTATGTTCAACCAGGGATCTTTAACGAACTGGGCTGCGGGTGGTGATAAATTATCACTTTCCCTCCTGGGTACCCTCAATGGTTTCGCGAATTACAAAAAGGGGAAACATTCCTGGGATAATAATATTGACCTCGCTTACGGTTATGTGAACACTACCAGCCTTGGCAGCCGTAAAAGCGACGACCGGATAGATATGACCTCCAAATATGGGTACGAAATAGGGAAAAGCTGGTACCTGGGTGCTTTATTCAACCTCCGTACCCAGTTTGCCAATGGTTACCTGTATCCTACTGACACTACCAAACAACTCACATCTAAATTCTTTGCTCCCGCATATATAGTATTATCTCCGGGTATTGATTATATGCCCAATAAGGAGTTTTCATTATTCATGTCTCCCATCACAGCCCGCTGGGTTGTAGTAATGGACGATACCTTATCTGCCCATGGAGCGTATGGAGTAGATACCGGGAAACATGTAAAAGGAGAATTCGGTGCTTACCTGGCCGCCACCTGGAACAAGGAAATAGTGAAGAACATCACATTCCGTTCAAAACTGGAGCTTTTTTCCAATTACAAGCATAATCCGCAGAATATAGACGTATTCTGGACCAATACCCTGGCCCTGAAAGTGAATAAATGGATCAGTGCCAATGTGAACGTAGATATGATCTATGACGACGATGTGAAGGAGTTTGAAAACACCAAAACCGGTGTTAAAGGCCCCCGGCTACAAATAAAACAGGTGCTGGGCATAGGTCTTACCGCTAAATTCTGA
- the mscL gene encoding large-conductance mechanosensitive channel protein MscL, whose protein sequence is MSFLSEFKAFAMKGNVIDLAVGVVIGAAFGKIVGSLVDAIIMPLVGILIGGFDFKDLMIKVGTAEVKYGMFLQATVEFIIVAFAIFLLVRAINRLKKPEAPVAPAGPTTEEKLLMEIRDAIKQK, encoded by the coding sequence ATGTCTTTTCTCAGTGAATTTAAAGCCTTTGCCATGAAAGGCAATGTGATCGATCTCGCAGTAGGTGTTGTGATCGGCGCTGCTTTTGGAAAGATTGTAGGTTCTCTTGTAGATGCGATCATTATGCCATTGGTAGGAATCCTGATCGGTGGTTTTGACTTCAAAGACCTGATGATTAAAGTAGGGACCGCCGAAGTGAAGTACGGCATGTTTCTCCAGGCAACGGTAGAATTTATCATAGTAGCCTTCGCTATCTTCCTCCTGGTAAGGGCCATCAATCGTCTGAAAAAACCAGAAGCCCCCGTTGCCCCTGCAGGACCTACCACTGAAGAGAAGTTGCTGATGGAGATCCGTGATGCCATTAAACAAAAATAA
- a CDS encoding PPK2 family polyphosphate kinase encodes MPTVKLSSLATTAPQKFGKEQTKEQFRRIQDELDDLQNLLYAEHKHSLLVVLQGMDASGKDGVIRNVFGMMNPMGVQVQPFKAPTEEQMDHDFLWRIHQHAPAKGMIQVFNRSHYEDVLVQRVHKWVDEKTIKRRFDAINDFEKLLTEHNDTHILKFYLHVSPEEQKQRLEERTQDPTKMWKYNEKDFAEAKLFKTYWKAYEDVFENCNKVPWIIVPADQNWYKEYVIAKTVRDTLKSLKMKFPKLPAPKNNEDNKS; translated from the coding sequence ATGCCTACTGTAAAACTGTCATCATTAGCCACTACGGCCCCACAGAAGTTCGGGAAGGAGCAAACCAAAGAGCAGTTCAGAAGGATCCAGGATGAACTGGACGATCTGCAAAATCTCCTCTATGCTGAACATAAACATAGTTTATTGGTTGTATTACAGGGAATGGATGCCAGCGGTAAAGACGGCGTGATCCGCAATGTGTTTGGTATGATGAACCCTATGGGTGTACAGGTGCAACCTTTTAAAGCACCTACGGAAGAACAGATGGACCATGATTTCCTGTGGCGGATCCATCAGCATGCGCCGGCTAAGGGAATGATCCAGGTATTCAACCGTTCTCATTACGAAGATGTGCTCGTACAACGCGTGCATAAATGGGTAGATGAGAAAACGATCAAAAGAAGATTTGATGCCATCAATGATTTTGAGAAACTGTTGACGGAGCATAATGACACCCACATCCTGAAATTCTATTTACACGTTTCACCGGAAGAACAAAAACAACGGCTGGAAGAACGTACGCAGGACCCCACGAAAATGTGGAAGTACAACGAAAAGGATTTTGCGGAGGCCAAGCTCTTTAAAACATACTGGAAAGCATATGAAGATGTATTTGAGAATTGTAACAAAGTGCCCTGGATCATAGTGCCTGCAGATCAGAACTGGTATAAGGAATATGTGATTGCTAAAACGGTAAGGGATACACTAAAATCATTGAAAATGAAGTTTCCTAAATTGCCGGCGCCAAAAAATAATGAGGATAACAAGTCGTAA